Proteins encoded together in one Pseudomonas sp. ADAK13 window:
- a CDS encoding acetyl/propionyl/methylcrotonyl-CoA carboxylase subunit alpha, with protein MFNKILIANRGEIACRIQRTAQALGYRTVAVYSDPDANSLHAQMADEAVNIGPAPVNQSYLNIEAILEAAHRTGADAIHPGYGFLSENPDFARACATAGLTFIGPSPEAIELMGSKRLSKIAMLNAGVPCIKGYQGPDQDDPTLQQHATHIGYPLMIKASAGGGGRGMRLVHSPDTLLEHLRTARSEAQNAFGSAELILEQALIDPRHVEIQLFGDTHGNLIYLGERDCSIQRRHQKVIEEAPCPVMTPELRQAMGEAALKAARAVSYVGAGTVEFLLDRNGNFYFLEMNTRLQVEHPVTELITGLDLVAWQLHIAAGQPLPLRQEQVTLSGHAMEVRLYAEDPAQGFLPQTGDVLRWEPTAGVRVDHGVLEGQRITPFYDPMLGKIMAHGATREEARRKLVRAVEDCVLLGVSTNQRLLASLLKHPQFIAADFSTGFIAEHFSEIALTKATDDELALAAALFYHHSASAHATPLSGWRNNASVPWTWQLAEQDESRTVSLSVLADNCLHVEIDRHAIDLRDLTTDGRWATAVLNGIRRRIAYHLQGTRLWLPGVRIDNRTQAVATRQAEAGNGTVKAPMDGAIVEVRVSEGDSVSKGQLLLVLEAMKMEHPLKAGMSGVVKRIQAVAGDQVRNRQILLEIE; from the coding sequence ATGTTCAACAAAATCCTGATCGCCAACCGTGGCGAAATCGCCTGCCGCATCCAGCGCACCGCCCAAGCCCTGGGCTACCGCACAGTAGCGGTCTACAGCGACCCCGACGCCAACAGCCTGCACGCCCAGATGGCCGACGAAGCCGTCAACATCGGCCCCGCCCCGGTCAACCAGTCCTACCTGAACATCGAAGCCATTCTCGAAGCCGCCCACCGCACCGGTGCCGACGCCATCCACCCCGGCTACGGCTTCCTCTCCGAAAACCCCGACTTCGCCCGAGCCTGCGCAACAGCCGGCCTGACCTTCATCGGCCCCAGCCCCGAAGCCATCGAATTGATGGGCAGCAAACGCCTCTCGAAAATCGCCATGCTCAACGCCGGCGTCCCCTGCATCAAAGGCTACCAGGGCCCCGACCAGGACGACCCCACCCTGCAACAACACGCCACCCACATCGGCTACCCCCTGATGATCAAAGCCAGCGCCGGCGGCGGCGGCCGTGGCATGCGCCTGGTGCACAGCCCCGACACCCTGCTGGAACACCTGCGCACCGCCCGCTCCGAAGCGCAAAACGCCTTCGGCAGCGCCGAACTGATCCTCGAACAAGCCTTGATCGACCCACGCCACGTCGAAATCCAACTGTTCGGCGACACCCATGGCAACCTGATCTACCTCGGCGAACGCGACTGCTCGATCCAGCGCCGCCATCAAAAAGTCATCGAAGAAGCCCCCTGCCCCGTCATGACCCCGGAGCTGCGCCAGGCCATGGGCGAAGCCGCGCTCAAGGCCGCCCGCGCCGTCAGTTACGTCGGCGCCGGCACGGTCGAATTCCTGCTCGACCGCAACGGCAACTTCTACTTCCTGGAAATGAACACTCGCCTGCAGGTCGAACACCCGGTCACCGAACTGATCACCGGCCTCGACCTCGTCGCCTGGCAACTGCACATCGCCGCCGGCCAACCCCTGCCCTTGCGCCAGGAACAAGTCACCCTCAGCGGCCACGCCATGGAAGTGCGCCTCTACGCCGAAGACCCGGCCCAGGGCTTCCTGCCGCAAACCGGCGACGTGTTGCGCTGGGAACCGACAGCCGGTGTGCGCGTCGATCATGGCGTGCTCGAAGGCCAACGCATCACCCCGTTCTATGACCCGATGCTGGGCAAGATCATGGCCCACGGCGCCACCCGCGAAGAGGCTCGGCGCAAGCTGGTACGGGCGGTGGAAGACTGCGTGCTGCTCGGCGTTTCCACCAACCAGCGCCTGCTGGCCAGCCTGCTCAAGCACCCGCAATTTATCGCCGCAGACTTCAGCACCGGCTTTATTGCCGAACACTTCAGCGAAATCGCTCTCACCAAAGCGACCGACGATGAACTGGCGCTGGCCGCCGCCCTGTTTTATCACCACAGCGCCAGCGCTCATGCCACGCCGCTCTCCGGCTGGCGCAACAACGCCAGCGTGCCGTGGACCTGGCAGTTGGCCGAACAGGATGAGTCCCGCACAGTCAGCCTCAGTGTGCTGGCAGACAACTGCCTGCACGTCGAGATTGACCGGCACGCTATCGACTTACGCGACCTCACCACCGACGGACGCTGGGCCACCGCCGTTCTCAACGGCATTCGCCGTCGCATCGCGTACCACCTGCAAGGCACCCGGCTCTGGCTGCCTGGCGTGCGCATCGATAACCGCACCCAGGCCGTTGCCACCCGCCAGGCCGAGGCCGGCAACGGCACGGTCAAGGCGCCGATGGATGGGGCAATTGTCGAAGTTCGGGTCAGCGAAGGCGATTCGGTCAGCAAGGGCCAGCTGTTGCTGGTGCTGGAGGCGATGAAAATGGAGCACCCACTCAAGGCCGGCATGAGCGGCGTGGTCAAGCGGATCCAGGCAGTTGCAGGAGATCAGGTGAGGAACCGTCAGATTTTGCTGGAGATCGAGTAA
- a CDS encoding response regulator transcription factor, translating to MTCNLLLVDDHSLIRAGVRALVMDIPGYAVVGEASDGAQLLERFDALQPDIVLLDLSMKHTGGLDALKELKRAYPKSKVLILSMHTDPELIMCALESGAHGYLLKDTTANELEHALLALRNNERYLSPAIAHTVINQALVRNQAQPNPPPHSHNLTARQLEILRLIVRGKSTREIANGLGLSIKTVEAHRSQIMKRLQIFDVAGLVLFAVREQIISLDD from the coding sequence GTGACGTGCAACTTACTCCTGGTGGATGACCACTCCCTGATCAGGGCCGGCGTGCGTGCGCTGGTCATGGATATTCCCGGCTACGCGGTGGTCGGCGAAGCCAGCGATGGCGCGCAGTTGCTGGAGCGGTTCGACGCGCTGCAACCCGACATCGTGCTGCTTGACCTGTCGATGAAACACACCGGCGGCCTCGACGCGCTGAAGGAGCTCAAGCGCGCCTACCCAAAGAGCAAAGTGCTGATCCTGTCGATGCACACCGACCCGGAACTGATCATGTGCGCCCTGGAGTCCGGCGCCCATGGCTACCTGCTCAAGGACACCACGGCCAATGAGCTGGAACACGCGCTCCTCGCCTTGCGCAACAACGAACGCTACCTGAGCCCGGCGATTGCCCACACGGTGATCAACCAGGCGCTGGTGCGCAATCAGGCCCAGCCCAACCCGCCGCCCCACAGCCACAACCTGACGGCCCGCCAGCTGGAAATCCTGCGTTTGATCGTGCGCGGCAAATCCACCCGGGAAATCGCCAATGGCTTGGGCTTGAGCATCAAGACCGTGGAAGCCCACCGTTCGCAGATCATGAAGCGCCTGCAGATTTTCGATGTGGCGGGCCTGGTGTTGTTCGCCGTGCGCGAGCAGATCATCAGCCTGGACGATTAG
- a CDS encoding chemotaxis protein CheV, producing the protein MAGILDTVDQRTQLVGENRLEILMFRLAGRQLFAINVFKVQEVLQLPKLTLMPQRHPFVCGVVNLRGQTLPVIDLSQAIGMRPLIPGPNSTIIVTEYNRSVQAFLVGGVDRIVNMNWEAILPPPASAGRQHYLTAISKVDDQLVEIIDVEKVLAEIVPYNAKVSREKLEDPVLERARGREVLLVDDSNVALSQLRDTLGQLGVKMHIASDGLKALNMLKAWADTGQVMTDKLLMIFTDAEMPEMDGYRLTTEIRNDPRLRSLYVVLHTSLSGSFNDSMVKKVGCDNFLSKFQPDKLVDVVRQRLMLDEVPA; encoded by the coding sequence ATGGCCGGCATTCTCGACACGGTAGATCAACGCACACAATTGGTGGGTGAGAATCGCCTGGAGATCCTCATGTTTCGCCTGGCCGGGCGGCAGCTGTTCGCGATCAACGTGTTCAAGGTGCAGGAAGTGCTGCAACTGCCCAAGTTGACCCTCATGCCCCAGCGTCATCCCTTTGTCTGTGGCGTGGTCAACCTGCGTGGCCAGACGCTGCCGGTGATCGACCTGTCCCAGGCCATTGGCATGCGCCCGCTGATTCCGGGGCCCAACAGCACCATTATCGTCACCGAGTACAACCGCTCGGTGCAGGCATTCCTGGTTGGTGGCGTAGACCGCATCGTCAACATGAACTGGGAGGCGATCCTGCCACCACCGGCCAGTGCCGGGCGCCAGCATTACCTGACGGCCATCAGCAAGGTCGATGACCAGTTGGTGGAAATCATCGACGTGGAAAAAGTCCTCGCCGAAATCGTGCCCTACAACGCCAAGGTCTCCCGCGAGAAACTCGAAGACCCGGTGCTGGAGCGTGCCCGTGGCCGCGAAGTGCTGCTGGTGGATGACTCTAACGTGGCCCTCTCGCAACTGCGTGACACCCTCGGCCAACTGGGGGTGAAAATGCACATTGCCAGCGACGGCCTCAAGGCCCTGAACATGCTCAAGGCCTGGGCCGACACCGGCCAGGTGATGACCGACAAACTGTTGATGATCTTCACCGACGCCGAAATGCCCGAGATGGACGGCTACCGCCTGACCACCGAGATTCGCAACGACCCACGCCTGCGCAGCCTTTACGTGGTATTGCACACCTCGTTGTCCGGCAGCTTCAACGATTCGATGGTGAAGAAGGTCGGTTGCGACAACTTCCTCTCCAAGTTCCAGCCCGACAAGTTGGTGGACGTGGTTCGTCAGCGTCTGATGCTGGACGAAGTCCCGGCTTGA
- a CDS encoding enoyl-CoA hydratase/isomerase family protein, whose product MNTLLLEPHNGVLHVTLNRPDSRNAMSLEMVEELRAVLADVAGDQSVRALVISGAGGHFSAGGDVKDMARAGAAGGLQALNRAFGTLLQEVEALPQVVIVVLQGAVLGGGFGLVCVSDVAIADHQAQFGLPETSLGLLPAQIAPFVVKRVGLTQARRLALTAARFDGVEAQRLGLVHFVEHDSQALAERVDEVLGQVLRCAPRANARTKALVLASGEQALGPLLDQAAEWFAEAVGGEEGIEGTQAFVQKRKPGWAR is encoded by the coding sequence GTGAATACGTTGCTGCTGGAGCCGCATAACGGGGTGTTGCACGTGACCCTCAACCGGCCCGACAGCCGCAATGCCATGAGCTTGGAGATGGTCGAGGAACTGCGCGCGGTGCTGGCGGATGTGGCTGGGGACCAGAGCGTACGGGCACTGGTTATCAGTGGCGCGGGTGGGCATTTTTCGGCGGGCGGGGATGTGAAGGACATGGCTCGCGCGGGGGCCGCGGGTGGCTTGCAGGCGTTGAACCGGGCGTTTGGCACGCTGTTGCAGGAGGTTGAGGCGCTGCCGCAGGTGGTGATCGTGGTGCTGCAGGGGGCGGTGTTGGGCGGTGGGTTTGGGCTGGTGTGTGTCAGTGATGTGGCGATTGCGGATCATCAGGCGCAGTTTGGGTTGCCGGAGACCAGCCTGGGGCTGCTGCCGGCGCAGATTGCGCCGTTTGTGGTGAAGCGCGTTGGGTTGACTCAGGCACGGCGGCTGGCTTTGACCGCGGCGCGGTTTGATGGGGTTGAGGCGCAGCGGTTGGGGTTGGTGCATTTTGTGGAGCACGATTCGCAGGCGTTGGCGGAGCGGGTGGATGAGGTGTTGGGGCAGGTTTTGCGCTGTGCTCCCCGGGCTAATGCGCGGACCAAGGCGTTGGTGTTGGCCAGTGGTGAGCAGGCTTTGGGGCCTTTGCTGGACCAGGCTGCCGAGTGGTTTGCCGAGGCGGTGGGTGGGGAAGAAGGGATTGAGGGGACTCAGGCTTTTGTGCAGAAGCGTAAGCCGGGGTGGGCGCGATGA
- a CDS encoding exonuclease domain-containing protein, with protein sequence MPHWLIIDLEATTDEGGWPVTEMEIIEIGVSLVNRQGRELDHFQRFVRPLRRPLLTPFCRQLTHITQANIDAAAPLNDVWPLFERWLGQHQARLEGWASWGDYDRQQLELEWQRHGLSSVLGQTPHVNLKQRFAKARRLDKPLGLNGALQLAGMQFHGQQHRALEDARNTARLLPLILPV encoded by the coding sequence ATGCCTCATTGGCTGATTATTGATCTTGAAGCCACAACGGATGAAGGCGGCTGGCCCGTGACCGAGATGGAAATCATCGAAATCGGGGTGAGCCTGGTCAACCGCCAGGGCCGTGAGCTGGACCATTTCCAGCGTTTCGTGCGGCCGTTGCGCAGGCCGCTGCTGACGCCGTTCTGCCGCCAGTTGACCCACATCACCCAGGCGAATATCGATGCTGCCGCGCCGTTGAATGACGTGTGGCCGTTGTTCGAACGCTGGCTCGGCCAACACCAGGCACGCCTGGAAGGCTGGGCGAGCTGGGGCGACTATGACCGCCAGCAACTGGAACTGGAGTGGCAGCGCCATGGCTTGAGCAGCGTGCTGGGCCAGACGCCTCACGTGAACCTCAAGCAGCGCTTCGCCAAGGCCCGGCGCCTGGACAAGCCGCTGGGGCTCAACGGCGCGCTGCAACTGGCGGGTATGCAGTTCCACGGCCAACAGCACCGGGCGCTGGAAGATGCGCGCAATACCGCACGGCTGCTGCCGTTGATTTTGCCCGTGTAG
- the atuD gene encoding citronellyl-CoA dehydrogenase, which yields MIFTQEHEELRRTVRGFVEREINPHVDEWEKAGRFPIHEIFRKAGDLGLLGISKPEKFGGMGLDYSYSIVAAEEFGSIRCGGIPMSIGVQTDMCTPALARFGSDELRDEFLRPAISGEQVGCIGVSETGAGSDVAGLKTHARKDGSDYVINGSKMWITNSPSADFICLLANTSDDKPHINKSLIMVPMNTPGISVSPPLEKLGMHSSETAQVFFDDVRIPQRNRIGHEGAGFMMQMLQFQEERLFGAANMVKGLEYCIDSTIEYCKERKTFGKALIDNQVIHFRLAELSTEIECLRALVYQATEQYIKGQDVTRLASMAKLKAGRLGREVSDSCLQYWGGMGFMWDNPVARAYRDVRLVSIGGGADEIMLGIICKLMGTLPGKKS from the coding sequence ATGATCTTCACCCAGGAACACGAAGAATTGCGCCGCACCGTCCGCGGCTTTGTCGAGCGCGAGATCAACCCGCACGTGGATGAATGGGAAAAGGCCGGGCGCTTCCCGATCCACGAGATCTTCCGCAAGGCCGGTGACCTCGGATTACTGGGCATCTCCAAGCCGGAAAAATTCGGTGGCATGGGTCTCGACTACAGCTATTCCATCGTCGCCGCCGAAGAGTTCGGCAGCATCCGTTGCGGCGGCATCCCCATGTCCATCGGCGTGCAAACCGACATGTGCACCCCGGCCCTGGCCCGCTTCGGCTCCGATGAACTGCGCGACGAATTCCTGCGCCCGGCCATCAGCGGCGAACAGGTGGGCTGCATCGGCGTCTCGGAAACCGGCGCCGGCTCCGACGTGGCCGGGCTGAAAACCCATGCCCGCAAGGACGGCAGCGACTACGTGATCAACGGCAGCAAGATGTGGATCACCAACTCGCCGAGTGCCGACTTTATCTGCCTGCTGGCCAACACGTCGGACGACAAGCCACACATCAACAAGTCACTGATCATGGTGCCGATGAACACCCCCGGCATCAGCGTCAGTCCGCCGCTGGAAAAACTCGGCATGCACAGTTCGGAAACCGCCCAGGTGTTTTTCGACGACGTGCGCATCCCCCAGCGCAACCGCATCGGCCACGAAGGCGCGGGGTTCATGATGCAGATGTTGCAGTTCCAGGAAGAGCGGCTGTTTGGCGCGGCCAATATGGTCAAGGGCCTGGAGTACTGCATCGACAGCACCATCGAGTACTGCAAGGAGCGCAAGACCTTCGGCAAGGCGTTGATCGACAACCAGGTGATCCACTTTCGCCTGGCCGAACTGTCCACCGAAATCGAGTGCCTGCGGGCGCTGGTGTACCAGGCCACCGAGCAGTACATCAAGGGCCAGGACGTGACACGCCTGGCCTCCATGGCCAAGCTCAAGGCCGGGCGCCTGGGTCGGGAAGTCAGCGACAGTTGCCTGCAATACTGGGGCGGCATGGGATTCATGTGGGACAACCCGGTGGCCCGGGCTTATCGGGATGTGCGGCTGGTGTCGATTGGCGGGGGGGCGGACGAGATCATGCTGGGGATCATCTGCAAATTGATGGGCACCCTGCCGGGGAAAAAGTCGTGA
- the ppnP gene encoding pyrimidine/purine nucleoside phosphorylase, translating into MFKVNEYFDGTVKSIAFGTAEGPATIGVMAPGEYEFGTAQREIMHVVSGALTVKLPDSTDWETFAAGSQFNVPANSKFQLKVAVDTAYLCEYRS; encoded by the coding sequence ATGTTTAAAGTCAACGAGTACTTCGACGGCACCGTCAAGTCGATCGCTTTCGGCACTGCAGAAGGTCCGGCGACCATCGGCGTCATGGCCCCGGGTGAATACGAGTTCGGCACCGCCCAGCGTGAAATCATGCACGTGGTGTCGGGCGCACTGACGGTCAAGCTGCCAGACAGCACCGACTGGGAAACCTTCGCCGCCGGCAGCCAGTTCAACGTGCCCGCCAACAGCAAATTCCAGCTGAAAGTTGCCGTCGACACCGCCTACCTGTGCGAATACCGCAGCTAA
- the atuC gene encoding geranyl-CoA carboxylase subunit beta, with protein MPVIDSQLDAHSVPFAQNREAMLTGVNQLRQLEQNLLAKAAEAKAKFDKRGQLLPRERLNLLLDPGAPFLELASLAGYKLHDDKDGSAAGGGLIAGIGYVSGVRMLVVANNSAIKGGTISPSGLKKSLRLQQIAMENKLPVVTLAESGGANLNYAAEIFVEGARSFANQARMSAMGLPQITVVHGSATAGGAYQPGLSDYVVVVRGKAKLFLAGPPLLKAATGEIATDEALGGAEMHAQTAGTAEYLAENDADGVRIVREIVSLLPWDDRLPVVQKRTYSEPLYPIEELLGLIPDDPKKPYDVREILARLADGSNFLEFKGEFDPHTVCGHLHIQGRACGFIGNNGPITPKGASKAAQFIQLCDQSRTPLLFFHNTTGFMVGTESEQQGVIKHGAKMIQAVANARVPKLTIVVGGSYGAGNYAMCGRGLDPRFIFAWPNSRTAVMGGAQAGKVLRIVTEAKQLKDGLVPDPKVLDMLEQVTAQKLDSQSTALYGSANLWDDGLIDPRDTRTLLGFLLDICHEAEVRQLQPNSFGVARF; from the coding sequence ATGCCGGTGATCGACTCGCAACTCGACGCCCACAGCGTGCCATTCGCGCAGAACCGCGAAGCGATGCTCACGGGCGTCAATCAACTGCGCCAGTTGGAGCAAAACCTGCTGGCCAAGGCAGCTGAAGCCAAGGCCAAGTTCGACAAGCGCGGGCAACTGCTGCCGCGGGAACGCCTCAATTTGCTGCTGGACCCCGGCGCGCCGTTCCTCGAACTGGCAAGCCTGGCCGGCTACAAGCTGCACGACGACAAGGACGGCAGCGCCGCCGGCGGCGGGTTGATCGCCGGTATCGGCTACGTCAGCGGCGTGCGTATGCTGGTGGTGGCCAACAACAGCGCGATCAAGGGCGGGACCATCTCCCCTTCGGGCCTGAAAAAATCCCTGCGCCTGCAACAGATCGCCATGGAAAACAAACTGCCGGTCGTGACCCTGGCGGAAAGCGGCGGCGCCAACCTCAACTACGCCGCCGAGATTTTCGTCGAAGGCGCCCGCAGCTTCGCCAACCAGGCGCGGATGTCGGCCATGGGCCTGCCGCAGATCACCGTGGTGCATGGCTCGGCCACGGCGGGCGGCGCGTATCAGCCAGGGCTTTCGGATTACGTGGTGGTGGTGCGCGGTAAAGCCAAACTGTTTCTGGCCGGCCCGCCACTGCTCAAGGCCGCCACCGGCGAAATCGCCACCGACGAAGCGTTGGGCGGCGCCGAAATGCACGCACAAACCGCGGGCACCGCTGAGTACCTGGCGGAAAACGACGCTGACGGTGTGCGCATCGTGCGCGAGATCGTCAGCCTGTTGCCGTGGGATGACCGTTTGCCGGTCGTGCAAAAACGCACGTATAGCGAGCCGCTGTACCCGATTGAAGAGCTGCTGGGACTGATCCCCGACGACCCGAAAAAACCCTATGACGTGCGGGAAATCCTCGCGCGGCTGGCGGACGGTTCCAACTTCCTCGAATTCAAGGGCGAGTTCGACCCACACACCGTCTGCGGCCACCTGCATATCCAGGGCCGCGCTTGCGGTTTTATCGGCAACAACGGGCCGATCACGCCGAAGGGCGCGAGCAAGGCCGCGCAATTTATCCAGCTGTGCGACCAGAGCCGGACGCCCCTGCTGTTCTTCCATAACACCACCGGCTTCATGGTGGGCACCGAGTCGGAACAGCAAGGCGTGATCAAGCACGGTGCGAAGATGATCCAGGCGGTGGCCAATGCCCGGGTACCGAAGCTGACCATCGTCGTCGGCGGCTCCTACGGCGCCGGCAACTACGCGATGTGCGGCCGAGGCCTCGACCCGCGTTTTATCTTCGCCTGGCCCAACAGCCGCACCGCCGTGATGGGCGGCGCCCAGGCCGGCAAGGTGCTGCGGATCGTCACCGAGGCCAAGCAACTGAAAGACGGCCTGGTGCCTGATCCCAAGGTGCTCGACATGCTCGAACAGGTCACCGCCCAGAAACTCGACAGCCAGTCCACCGCGCTCTACGGCAGTGCGAACCTGTGGGACGACGGGCTGATTGATCCACGGGACACCCGGACCTTGCTGGGGTTTCTGCTGGACATCTGCCATGAGGCCGAAGTGCGGCAGTTGCAGCCCAACAGCTTTGGTGTGGCGCGGTTCTAA
- a CDS encoding MOSC domain-containing protein produces the protein MLRLSALYRYPLKSGKGETLQQIGLDALGLDGDRRWMLVDEASGRFLTQRAVAKMSQLSALWNSAGGLTLSAEGQPALDVPLPGSDAELRGVTIWRDTLRVPDAGDAAGAWLSEFIGKPTRLVQVPLARARTTEAGYGKDDDKVAFADGFPLLLIGQASLDDLSRRVGRPMEMLRFRPNLVIEGSEAFAEDGWKRVRIGDVEFRVVKSCSRCILTTIDPASGERSADREPLATLKTYREQEGDVMFGQNLVNDGVGRLEVGMPVTILE, from the coding sequence ATGCTTCGTCTCAGCGCGTTGTACCGATACCCCTTGAAGTCTGGCAAGGGTGAAACCTTGCAGCAGATCGGCCTGGACGCACTCGGGCTCGACGGAGATCGACGCTGGATGTTGGTGGACGAAGCCAGCGGGCGTTTCCTGACCCAGCGGGCGGTGGCAAAAATGAGCCAGCTGTCGGCGCTGTGGAACAGCGCCGGTGGCCTGACCTTGAGCGCCGAAGGGCAGCCCGCCCTCGACGTGCCACTGCCCGGCAGCGATGCCGAGTTGCGCGGTGTGACCATCTGGCGCGACACCTTGCGCGTGCCGGATGCCGGTGATGCAGCAGGTGCCTGGCTCAGCGAATTCATCGGCAAACCCACACGCCTGGTGCAAGTGCCGCTGGCGCGTGCGCGCACTACCGAGGCCGGTTACGGCAAGGATGATGACAAGGTCGCGTTTGCCGATGGCTTTCCGTTGCTGCTGATTGGCCAGGCGTCTCTGGATGACCTGTCCCGGCGGGTCGGCCGGCCCATGGAGATGCTGCGCTTTCGTCCCAACCTGGTGATCGAGGGCAGCGAAGCCTTTGCCGAAGATGGCTGGAAACGCGTACGAATCGGCGATGTGGAGTTTCGGGTGGTCAAGTCCTGCTCACGCTGCATCCTGACCACCATTGACCCGGCGAGCGGCGAGCGCAGTGCCGACCGCGAACCCTTGGCCACGCTCAAGACCTACCGCGAACAAGAGGGTGATGTGATGTTCGGGCAGAACCTGGTCAACGATGGCGTGGGTCGCCTGGAAGTCGGCATGCCGGTGACGATCCTCGAGTAA
- a CDS encoding SDR family oxidoreductase, with the protein MAFDSIFKADLFQGQSIIVTGGGSGIGRCTAHELAALGAHVILVGRKPEKLQTVAAEIVEDGGRASWQACDIRDEEAVKALVSQVLQEHGPIHGLVNNAGGQYPSPLASINQKGFETVLRTNLVGGFLMAREVFNQCMSKHGGSIVNMLADMWGGMPGMGHSGAARSGMDNFTKTAAFEWGYAGVRVNAVAPGWIASSGMDTYEGAFKAVIPTLREHVPLKRIGTESEVSAAIVFLLSPAAAFVSGSTLRIDGAASLGSRAWPLHKAQPPSVSFNGFHRAYVPDVLKEEK; encoded by the coding sequence GTGGCCTTCGACTCGATCTTCAAAGCCGACCTGTTCCAGGGGCAGAGCATTATCGTCACCGGCGGCGGCAGTGGCATTGGCCGCTGCACCGCCCACGAACTGGCGGCCCTTGGCGCCCATGTGATTCTGGTGGGGCGCAAGCCGGAAAAACTGCAAACGGTGGCGGCAGAGATTGTTGAAGACGGCGGCCGCGCCAGTTGGCAGGCCTGCGACATCCGTGATGAAGAGGCGGTCAAGGCGCTGGTCAGCCAGGTTCTGCAGGAACACGGCCCGATTCATGGCCTGGTGAATAACGCCGGCGGCCAGTACCCCTCGCCGCTCGCGTCGATCAACCAGAAGGGCTTTGAAACCGTGTTGCGCACCAACCTGGTGGGTGGTTTCCTGATGGCTCGGGAAGTGTTCAACCAGTGCATGAGCAAGCACGGCGGGTCGATCGTCAACATGCTCGCCGACATGTGGGGCGGCATGCCGGGCATGGGCCACTCCGGCGCGGCGCGTTCGGGCATGGACAACTTCACCAAGACCGCCGCCTTCGAATGGGGTTACGCCGGGGTGCGGGTCAACGCCGTGGCGCCCGGCTGGATTGCCTCCAGCGGCATGGACACTTACGAAGGTGCGTTCAAGGCGGTGATTCCGACCTTGCGCGAGCATGTGCCGCTCAAGCGCATCGGCACCGAATCGGAAGTCAGCGCGGCGATTGTGTTTTTGCTCAGCCCCGCCGCCGCGTTCGTCAGCGGCAGCACCCTGCGCATCGACGGCGCCGCCAGCCTCGGCAGCCGCGCCTGGCCGCTGCACAAGGCGCAACCACCGAGCGTGTCCTTTAATGGTTTCCACCGGGCCTACGTGCCGGATGTGCTCAAGGAGGAGAAATAA
- a CDS encoding sensor histidine kinase, whose product MYASLKSLIARSVSRSNARWMTLALCLCSCLLSLWAYAHSADLPLALLWVNLATLLVVGLQQWRSRKSIKFQPQELADRLLQVQENERHRLSRELHDDIGQLLTAAKLQSEWLKRRLPEDLQGHCAVLCNTLNETLAKVQDVSAILNPRQLASLGLEASLRAHLLKTLENTRVSWSLECHQRLTGIPEEMAVAAFRITQEAVTNMLRHAQARNLLVRLQRLPEGLSLFISDDGQGFSPAINPAQEGQRGMAGMSERIDQLGGTLSVNSQPGFGTRIEALFPWAPRALERANPHKVLE is encoded by the coding sequence ATGTACGCCAGCCTGAAGTCACTCATCGCAAGGTCCGTGTCCCGAAGCAATGCACGCTGGATGACCCTCGCGCTATGCCTGTGCTCGTGCCTGCTCAGCCTGTGGGCTTATGCACACTCGGCCGATCTACCTTTAGCCCTGTTGTGGGTGAACCTGGCCACCCTGCTGGTGGTAGGCCTGCAACAGTGGCGCTCACGCAAGTCCATCAAGTTCCAGCCCCAGGAACTGGCCGACCGCCTGCTGCAGGTGCAGGAAAACGAGCGTCATCGCCTGAGCCGCGAACTGCACGACGATATAGGCCAGCTGTTGACCGCCGCCAAGCTGCAAAGTGAATGGCTCAAGCGTCGTTTGCCGGAAGACTTGCAGGGCCATTGCGCCGTGCTGTGCAACACCTTGAACGAAACCCTGGCCAAGGTGCAGGACGTGTCGGCCATCCTCAACCCCCGTCAGCTGGCGAGCCTGGGGCTGGAGGCGAGCCTGCGGGCGCACCTGCTCAAGACCCTGGAAAACACCCGGGTCAGCTGGAGCCTGGAATGCCATCAACGGCTGACCGGCATCCCCGAAGAGATGGCCGTCGCCGCCTTTCGGATTACCCAGGAAGCCGTCACCAACATGCTGCGCCATGCCCAGGCACGTAACCTGCTGGTACGCCTGCAACGCCTGCCTGAAGGCCTGTCGCTGTTTATCAGCGATGACGGCCAGGGCTTTTCGCCCGCCATCAACCCCGCCCAGGAAGGCCAGCGGGGCATGGCCGGGATGTCCGAGCGGATTGATCAACTGGGCGGCACATTGTCCGTCAATAGCCAGCCAGGCTTTGGGACAAGGATCGAAGCGCTTTTCCCCTGGGCGCCCCGCGCCCTCGAACGGGCCAACCCCCATAAGGTTCTAGAGTGA